The following coding sequences lie in one Danio rerio strain Tuebingen ecotype United States chromosome 3, GRCz12tu, whole genome shotgun sequence genomic window:
- the LOC110438610 gene encoding uncharacterized protein, whose translation MSGRESRAVVPGSAHKRSQSIELDAPKMSTDSPLRILLLGKSVSENSRVGNLILGRSAFDSEAPPDVVERVGGRLKHRHVTLINSPQLLHTHISDDQITQTVRECVSLSDPGPHVVLLLLQHQQCSAEDQERVEKLQDSFSERLLQHTLVLSTQEPTEPNQILQKIIQKCSNRHVSLQTSSSADHLLQAFEDIERSNEGRHLISGDSQCSTVEKRDTQTHSEKLNVLVCGSDGSLKSSISELILQHTHRRSESVRTDVINVLELPALFNTGLSEEEVMRQTLRCVSLCHPGVHAFLLIIPDAPLTDEDKAEMEEIQKIFSSRINKHIMILIMQNSEHQTAELSEETQAVIQSFGGRHHHFSPETQVSTLMENIEQMLEENRGGVYSTETFLEVQMEKQMKYEEMKKKINSLNKEQQILMDRVRETEEEMKKLDEEKKRMKMMMEEERQNQEKERKRREEELKGEIRGEKYQREMKEEIKRERETFRHEIEEIRKEKEKIKKENDQLKAEYVTKRERLMSMIENEKQKCIEKQKQCETLQKEKEEKEREMKKIRRETMTFTHETKEMWKKKEQEEQNKKLLKEQKEREMRDKMKREREEKEKQKQEEIKRKEEEEQKLYLEGLRIVLIGRTGSGKSATGNTILGREEFPSQLNTDSVMNVCKKGVGEVDGRSVAVVDTPGLFDTTLTNDQVVEEIAKCVSLSAPGPHVFIIVLTLGRFTKEETDTIDLIKKIFGPKSAQFSIVLFTRGDDLKDQSIEDYMKRSKSAELQKLIRDCGNRFLAFNNREKQDKTQVMKLLNMIEEVRKNNHGRYFTNSVFDEAEMSIKKKMEEIMKEREREIQKQREELQDKYEMEMKDMKKRLEEEKQRAEEERRKMENQLKLKEEKLRKEFEEKEKTDQKKREIENQKRLEEEKQQRAEYDQRIEEMKREIDKQRSQYEQQQKEREEEDRKREEKYRQDQEKMRNEQERIIAELKRKQEEETKLRGLEKKRRNEEEEEEREKWKRKIKDAENEKKETQDEIKRQQREWEDEKKKQMREREEEERKRKEKHKEQLREKQEELEKMRKRFEREREEERQKMEEERQKQRREREEKERDYEEKRQETKRHYEQLERERKEEWERRKREDEERREEERRRWTRMIEDLKREQEEEIRRREAEEQKERKHREEKEREKLKKESEAEMKEMKKKYEDEARKQAEEIELTEKKLKQTLEYEKKLKEQVKEQESLKRQYKHLQQEKEDDIKKLQQEVEKLKKEKSDCVIL comes from the exons ATGTCCGGCAGAGAAAGCAGAG cTGTTGTTCCTGGTTCTGCTCACAAGAGAAGTCAGAGCATAGAGCTAGACGCACCCAAAA TGAGCACTGATTCTCCTCTGAGGATTCTTCTCCTGGGTAAAAGTGTGTCTGAAAACAGCCGTGTGGGAAACTTGATCTTGGGTCGATCAGCGTTTGACAGTGAAGCTCCTCCAGATGTTGTGGAGAGAGTCGGAGGAAGACTGAAGCACAGACACGTGACGCTCATCAACAGTCCTCAGCTGCTCCACACACACATCTCAGATGATCAGATCACACAGACGGTCAGAGAGTGCGTGAGTCTGTCTGATCCAGGACCTCATGTGGTGCTTCTGCTCCTCCAACATCAGCAGTGTTCAGCAGAAGATCAAGAGcgtgtggagaagctgcaggactCTTTCTCTGAGCGCCTTCTTCAACACACCCTGGTGCTCAGCACACAAGAGCCCACTGAACCCAATCAGATCCTGCAGAAGATCATCCAGAAGTGCTCCAACAGACACGTCAGTCTTCAGACAAGCAGCTCTGCTGATCATCTTCTGCAGGCCTTTGAGGACATCGAGCGGAGCAATGAGGGACGACACCTGATTTCTGGAGACTCGCAGTGTTCCACAGTGGAGAAACGGGACACACAGACAC ACTCTGAGAAGCTGAATGTGTTGGTGTGCGGGAGCGACGGCTCACTGAAATCCTCCATCTCAGAGCTgatcctgcaacacacacacagaagatcaGAGAGTGTGAGGACAGACGTGATCAATGTGCTGGAGCTTCCAGCTCTGTTCAACACTGGGCTCTCAGAGGAGGAAGTGATGCGTCAGACTCTCCGCTGTGTGTCTCTCTGTCATCCTGGAGTTCATGCTTTCCTCCTCATTATTCCTGATGCTCCACTGACTGATGAAGATAAAGCAGAAATGGAGGAGATCCAGAAGATCTTCAGCTCCAGAATCAACAAACACATCATGATCCTCATCATGCAGAACTCAGAGCATCAGACAGCAGAACTCAGTGAAGAAACACAGGCTGTCATTCAGAGTTTTGGAGGAAGACATCATCACTTCAGTCCTGAAACACAAGTGTCCACATTGATGGAGAACATTGAGCAGATGCTGGAGGAAAACAGAGGAGGTGTTTACTCCACAGAGACATTCCTGGAGGTGCAGATGGAAAAACAGATGAAATACGAAGAGATGAAGAAGAAAATTAATTCACTGAATAAAGAACAACAGATCCTGATGGACAGAGTCAGAGAAACAGAAGAAGAGATGAAGAAACTAGATGAAGAGAAAAAGagaatgaagatgatgatggaggAAGAGCGACAGAATcaggagaaagagagaaagaggagagaagAAGAACTGAAAGGAGAAATAAGAGGAGAGAAATATCAGAGAGAAATGAAAGAGGAGATAAAGAGAGAACGAGAGACATTTAGACACGAAATAGAGGAAATcaggaaagaaaaagagaaaataaaaaaagaaaatgaccagctaaaagctGAATATGTGACAAAAAGAGAAAGACTGATGAGCATGATAGAGAATGAGAAACAGAAATGTATAGAAAAACAAAAGCAATGTGAAACACTACAAAAAGAGaaagaggagaaagagagagagatgaagaaGATAAGACGAGAAACGATGACGTTTACACATGAAACAAaggaaatgtggaaaaaaaaagaacaagaagaacaaaataaaaagttattgaaagagcagaaagagagagagatgcgTGATAAAATGAAGAGAGAACGAGAAGAAAAGGAGAAACAGAAGCAAGAGGAAATAAAGAGAAAAGAAGAAGAGGAGCAAAAAC TTTATCTCGAGGGTCTGAGGATTGTGCTGATTGGGAGAACAGGAAGTGGAAAGAGCGCAACAGGAAACACTATTCTAGGAAGAGAAGAGTTTCCCAGCCAATTGAACACAGATTCAGTGATGAATGTCTGCAAGAAAGGAGTTGGGGAAGTTGATGGTCGATCAGTAGCTGTTGTTGATACTCCAGGACTCTTCGACACGACACTGACAAATGATCAAGTTGTGGAAGAAATAGCAAAATGTGTTTCACTGTCAGCTCCTGGACCTCATGTGTTCATCATTGTGTTGACTTTGGGAAGATTCACTAAAGAGGAGACAGACACTATCGATCTGATTAAGAAGATCTTTGGTCCAAAATCTGCTCAGTTCAGCATCGTTCTGTTCACCAGAGGAGATGATCTCAAAGATCAATCTATAGAGGATTACATGAAGAGAAGCAAATCAGCAGAACTCCAGAAACTGATCAGAGATTGTGGGAACAGATTCCTGGCTTTCAATAACagagaaaaacaagacaaaactcaaGTGATGAAGCTGTTAAACATGATAGAAGAAGTGAGAAAAAATAATCACGGTCGATACTTCACTAACAGCGTGTTTGATGAGGCAGAGATGTCCATTAAGAAGAAGATGGAGGAAAtcatgaaagagagagaaagagagattcaGAAACAGAGAGAAGAGTTACAAGACAAATATGAGATGGAGATGAAGGACATGAAGAAGAGACTCGAGGAAGAAAAACAAAGAGCAGAAGAGGAGAGAAGGAAAATGGAGAATCAACTGAAGCTGAAAGAGGAAAAACTCAGAAAAGAGTTTGAAGAGAAGGAGAAAACAGATCAGAAGAAAAGAGAGATTGAAAACCAGAAACGGTTAGAAGAGGAAAAACAGCAAAGAGCTGAATATGATCAGAGAATAGAAGAAATGAAGAGAGAGATCGACAAACAGAGATCACAGTATgaacaacagcagaaagaaagagaagaagaagacagaaagagagaagaGAAATACAGACAAGACCAAGAAAAGATGAGAAACGAACAAGAGAGAATTATAGCAGAATTAAAGAGGAAACAAGAAGAAGAAACTAAACTGAGGGGTTTGGAGAAGAAAAGAAGaaatgaagaagaagaggaggagagagagaaatggaaaagaaaaataaaagacgCTGAAAATGAGAAAAAAGAGACACAAGATGAAATAAAACGACAGCAGAGAGAATGGGAGGATGAGAAGAAAAAACAGATGAGAGAACGAGAggaagaagaaagaaagagaaaagagaAACACAAGGAACAACTGAGAGAAAAACAAGAAGAACTGGAGAAAATGAGAAAGAGAtttgaaagagaaagagaagaagaacgacagaagatggaggaggagagacagaaacagagaagagaaagagaagaaaaggagagagaTTATGAGGAAAAGAGACAAGAGACAAAGAGACATTATGAACAACTGGAACGAGAAAGAAAAGAGGAGTGGGAGAGAAGAAAACGAGAAGATGAAGAGAGACGAGAAGAAGAGAGAAGGAGATGGACGAGAATGATTGAAGATCTGAAACGAGAGCAAGAAGAGGAGATCAGGAGAAGAGAAGCAGAAGAGCAGAAGGAGAGAAAACACagggaagagaaagagagagaaaaactgaaaaaagaatCTGAAGCGGAAATGAAAGAGATGAAGAAGAAATATGAAGACGAAGCCAGAAAACAAGCAGAAGAGATTGagttgacagaaaaaaaactgaaacaaactctggagtatGAAAAGAAGCTTAAAGAACAGGTGAAAGAACAGGAATCACTGAAACGACAATATAAACACCTCCAACAAGAGAAAGAGGACGAcataaaaaaactacaacaagaagttgaaaaactgaaaaaggaaaaaagtgaTTGTGTGATCCTGTAA
- the polr2f gene encoding DNA-directed RNA polymerases I, II, and III subunit RPABC2: MSDNEDNFDDGDFDDVEDEEPLDDLENVEDEDQENVQILPAGEGQQANQKRITTQYMTKYERARVLGTRALQIAMCAPVMVELEGETDPLQIAMKELKSRKIPIIIRRYLPDGSYEDWGCDELIITD; the protein is encoded by the exons ATGTCGGATAACGAGGACAA ttttgatGACGGAGATTTCGATGATGTTGAAGATGAAGAGCCTCTGGATGATCTGGAGAATGTGGAAGAT gaggaCCAAGAGAATGTTCAGATCCTGCCGGCAGGTGAAGGacagcaggccaatcagaagagAATCACCACCCAATACATGACCAAATACGAGAGAGCGCGAGTGCTGGGAACACGAGCTCTGCAGATTGC GATGTGTGCGCCGGTGATGGTGGAGCTGGAGGGAGAGACGGATCCACTGCAAATCGCAATGAAAGAGCTCAA gAGCAGGAAAATCCCCATTATCATCCGCCGGTATCTGCCTGACGGGAGTTATGAGGACTGGGGCTGTGATGAACTCATCATTACtgactga